One window from the genome of Manis pentadactyla isolate mManPen7 chromosome 15, mManPen7.hap1, whole genome shotgun sequence encodes:
- the FUZ gene encoding protein fuzzy homolog isoform X3 — translation MGEEGTEGTVHLLCLAASSGVPLFCRSNRGGASARQQLPFSVIGSLNGVHMFGQNLGVQLNSARTQDTTVVWKSFHDSITLIVLSSVEGSSELRLERLLQMVFGAMVLFVGLEELTNIRNVERLKKELRASYRLIDSFLGDSELIGDLTQCVDCVVPPEGSLLQEALSGFAEAAGTAFVSLTVSGRVVAATESWWRLGMPEAVLVPWLAGSLPPQAARDYPVYLPHGSPTVPHRLLTLTLLPGLELCLLCGPRPPLSQLDPQLLERWWQPLLDPLRACLPLGPRGLPAGFPLHSDILGLLLLHLELKRCLFTVQPSGDKEQGPPEEKVEDAAYRAQVPRACYLVSGTEKPGTGWRLVALQLGPRRLLLLLSAQSPTHGLRGLATHTLHALTPLL, via the exons ATGGGGGAGGAGGGGACGGAGGGCACCGTACATCTGCTGTGCCTCGCCGCTTCCAGCGGGGTCCCCTTGTTCTGCAGAAGCAACCGCGGCGGCGCCTCAGCCCGCCAGCAG CTCCCGTTCTCTGTCATCGGCTCCCTCAATGGAGTCCATATGTTTGGACAGAATCTCGGGGTGCAGCTGAACTCTGCGAGGACCCAGGACACTACCGTGGTGTGGAAAAGCTTCCATGACAG CATCACCCTCATTGTTCTGTCATCTGTGGAGGGCTCCTCAGAGCTGAGGCTGGAGAGACTGCTCCAGATGGTATTTGGGGCCATG GTTCTCTTCGTGGGGCTTGAAGAACTGACCAACATCCGTAACGTAGAGAGACTGAAGAAGGAGTTGAGG GCCAGTTACCGCCTCATCGACAGTTTCCTGGGGGACTCTGAGCTCATCGGGGACCTGACCCAGTGCGTAGACTGTGTGGTTCCTCCAGAGGGGTCCCTCCTGCAG GAAGCCCTCTCTGGATTCGCCGAGGCCGCGGGCACGGCCTTCGTCAGCCTGACCGTGTCGGGCCGCGTGGTGGCAGCCACAGAAAGCTGGTGGCGGCTGGGGATGCCGGAGGCCGTGCTAGTCCCTTGGCTGGCGGGGTCCCTGCCGCCGCAGGCCGCTCGCGACTACCCGGTGTACCTGCCGCACGGGAGCCCCACG GTGCCGCACCGGCTCCTGACCCTGACGCTGCTGCCGGGCTTGGAGCTGTGTCTGCTCTGCGGGCCGCGCCCTCCCCTCAGCCAGCTGGACCCGCAG CTCCTGGAGCGCTGGTGGCAGCCACTGCTGGATCCCCTGCGGGCCTGCCTGCCTCTGGGACCCCGCGGACTGCCCGCTGGCTTCCCCCTGCACAGCGACATCCTTGG ACTGCTGCTCCTCCACCTGGAGCTGAAACGTTGCCTCTTCACTGTGCAGCCCTCCGGGGATAAAG AGCAAGGGCCACCAGAGGAGAAGGTGGAGGATGCAGCCTACCGGGCCCAGGTGCCACGAGCCTGCTACCTGGTGTCAGGAACTGAGAAGCCGGGCACAGGATGGCGGCTGGTGGCCCTGCAGTTAGGACCACGGcgactgctgctgctgctctctgCTCAGAGTCCCACCCATGGGCTTCGGGGCCTGGCCACCCACACTCTGCATGCGCTCACCCCACTCCTTTGA
- the FUZ gene encoding protein fuzzy homolog isoform X5, whose product MGEEGTEGTVHLLCLAASSGVPLFCRSNRGGASARQQLPFSVIGSLNGVHMFGQNLGVQLNSARTQDTTVVWKSFHDSITLIVLSSVEGSSELRLERLLQMVFGAMVLFVGLEELTNIRNVERLKKELRASYRLIDSFLGDSELIGDLTQCVDCVVPPEGSLLQEALSGFAEAAGTAFVSLTVSGRVVAATESWWRLGMPEAVLVPWLAGSLPPQAARDYPVYLPHGSPTVPHRLLTLTLLPGLELCLLCGPRPPLSQLDPQLLERWWQPLLDPLRACLPLGPRGLPAGFPLHSDILGLLLLHLELKRCLFTVQPSGDKEPSPEQRRRLLRSFYTLVTATHFPPGQRRAQCPLV is encoded by the exons ATGGGGGAGGAGGGGACGGAGGGCACCGTACATCTGCTGTGCCTCGCCGCTTCCAGCGGGGTCCCCTTGTTCTGCAGAAGCAACCGCGGCGGCGCCTCAGCCCGCCAGCAG CTCCCGTTCTCTGTCATCGGCTCCCTCAATGGAGTCCATATGTTTGGACAGAATCTCGGGGTGCAGCTGAACTCTGCGAGGACCCAGGACACTACCGTGGTGTGGAAAAGCTTCCATGACAG CATCACCCTCATTGTTCTGTCATCTGTGGAGGGCTCCTCAGAGCTGAGGCTGGAGAGACTGCTCCAGATGGTATTTGGGGCCATG GTTCTCTTCGTGGGGCTTGAAGAACTGACCAACATCCGTAACGTAGAGAGACTGAAGAAGGAGTTGAGG GCCAGTTACCGCCTCATCGACAGTTTCCTGGGGGACTCTGAGCTCATCGGGGACCTGACCCAGTGCGTAGACTGTGTGGTTCCTCCAGAGGGGTCCCTCCTGCAG GAAGCCCTCTCTGGATTCGCCGAGGCCGCGGGCACGGCCTTCGTCAGCCTGACCGTGTCGGGCCGCGTGGTGGCAGCCACAGAAAGCTGGTGGCGGCTGGGGATGCCGGAGGCCGTGCTAGTCCCTTGGCTGGCGGGGTCCCTGCCGCCGCAGGCCGCTCGCGACTACCCGGTGTACCTGCCGCACGGGAGCCCCACG GTGCCGCACCGGCTCCTGACCCTGACGCTGCTGCCGGGCTTGGAGCTGTGTCTGCTCTGCGGGCCGCGCCCTCCCCTCAGCCAGCTGGACCCGCAG CTCCTGGAGCGCTGGTGGCAGCCACTGCTGGATCCCCTGCGGGCCTGCCTGCCTCTGGGACCCCGCGGACTGCCCGCTGGCTTCCCCCTGCACAGCGACATCCTTGG ACTGCTGCTCCTCCACCTGGAGCTGAAACGTTGCCTCTTCACTGTGCAGCCCTCCGGGGATAAAG AGCCTTCCCCTGAGCAGCGTCGGCGCCTCCTCCGCTCCTTCTACACCCTGGTCACTGCCACCCACTTCCCACCAGGTCAGCGACGGGCACAGTGCCCCCTTGTATAG
- the FUZ gene encoding protein fuzzy homolog isoform X1, which produces MGEEGTEGTVHLLCLAASSGVPLFCRSNRGGASARQQLPFSVIGSLNGVHMFGQNLGVQLNSARTQDTTVVWKSFHDSITLIVLSSVEGSSELRLERLLQMVFGAMVLFVGLEELTNIRNVERLKKELRASYRLIDSFLGDSELIGDLTQCVDCVVPPEGSLLQEALSGFAEAAGTAFVSLTVSGRVVAATESWWRLGMPEAVLVPWLAGSLPPQAARDYPVYLPHGSPTVPHRLLTLTLLPGLELCLLCGPRPPLSQLDPQLLERWWQPLLDPLRACLPLGPRGLPAGFPLHSDILGLLLLHLELKRCLFTVQPSGDKEPSPEQRRRLLRSFYTLVTATHFPPEQGPPEEKVEDAAYRAQVPRACYLVSGTEKPGTGWRLVALQLGPRRLLLLLSAQSPTHGLRGLATHTLHALTPLL; this is translated from the exons ATGGGGGAGGAGGGGACGGAGGGCACCGTACATCTGCTGTGCCTCGCCGCTTCCAGCGGGGTCCCCTTGTTCTGCAGAAGCAACCGCGGCGGCGCCTCAGCCCGCCAGCAG CTCCCGTTCTCTGTCATCGGCTCCCTCAATGGAGTCCATATGTTTGGACAGAATCTCGGGGTGCAGCTGAACTCTGCGAGGACCCAGGACACTACCGTGGTGTGGAAAAGCTTCCATGACAG CATCACCCTCATTGTTCTGTCATCTGTGGAGGGCTCCTCAGAGCTGAGGCTGGAGAGACTGCTCCAGATGGTATTTGGGGCCATG GTTCTCTTCGTGGGGCTTGAAGAACTGACCAACATCCGTAACGTAGAGAGACTGAAGAAGGAGTTGAGG GCCAGTTACCGCCTCATCGACAGTTTCCTGGGGGACTCTGAGCTCATCGGGGACCTGACCCAGTGCGTAGACTGTGTGGTTCCTCCAGAGGGGTCCCTCCTGCAG GAAGCCCTCTCTGGATTCGCCGAGGCCGCGGGCACGGCCTTCGTCAGCCTGACCGTGTCGGGCCGCGTGGTGGCAGCCACAGAAAGCTGGTGGCGGCTGGGGATGCCGGAGGCCGTGCTAGTCCCTTGGCTGGCGGGGTCCCTGCCGCCGCAGGCCGCTCGCGACTACCCGGTGTACCTGCCGCACGGGAGCCCCACG GTGCCGCACCGGCTCCTGACCCTGACGCTGCTGCCGGGCTTGGAGCTGTGTCTGCTCTGCGGGCCGCGCCCTCCCCTCAGCCAGCTGGACCCGCAG CTCCTGGAGCGCTGGTGGCAGCCACTGCTGGATCCCCTGCGGGCCTGCCTGCCTCTGGGACCCCGCGGACTGCCCGCTGGCTTCCCCCTGCACAGCGACATCCTTGG ACTGCTGCTCCTCCACCTGGAGCTGAAACGTTGCCTCTTCACTGTGCAGCCCTCCGGGGATAAAG AGCCTTCCCCTGAGCAGCGTCGGCGCCTCCTCCGCTCCTTCTACACCCTGGTCACTGCCACCCACTTCCCACCAG AGCAAGGGCCACCAGAGGAGAAGGTGGAGGATGCAGCCTACCGGGCCCAGGTGCCACGAGCCTGCTACCTGGTGTCAGGAACTGAGAAGCCGGGCACAGGATGGCGGCTGGTGGCCCTGCAGTTAGGACCACGGcgactgctgctgctgctctctgCTCAGAGTCCCACCCATGGGCTTCGGGGCCTGGCCACCCACACTCTGCATGCGCTCACCCCACTCCTTTGA
- the FUZ gene encoding protein fuzzy homolog isoform X2 has protein sequence MGEEGTEGTVHLLCLAASSGVPLFCRSNRGGASARQQLPFSVIGSLNGVHMFGQNLGVQLNSARTQDTTVVWKSFHDSITLIVLSSVEGSSELRLERLLQMVFGAMASYRLIDSFLGDSELIGDLTQCVDCVVPPEGSLLQEALSGFAEAAGTAFVSLTVSGRVVAATESWWRLGMPEAVLVPWLAGSLPPQAARDYPVYLPHGSPTVPHRLLTLTLLPGLELCLLCGPRPPLSQLDPQLLERWWQPLLDPLRACLPLGPRGLPAGFPLHSDILGLLLLHLELKRCLFTVQPSGDKEPSPEQRRRLLRSFYTLVTATHFPPEQGPPEEKVEDAAYRAQVPRACYLVSGTEKPGTGWRLVALQLGPRRLLLLLSAQSPTHGLRGLATHTLHALTPLL, from the exons ATGGGGGAGGAGGGGACGGAGGGCACCGTACATCTGCTGTGCCTCGCCGCTTCCAGCGGGGTCCCCTTGTTCTGCAGAAGCAACCGCGGCGGCGCCTCAGCCCGCCAGCAG CTCCCGTTCTCTGTCATCGGCTCCCTCAATGGAGTCCATATGTTTGGACAGAATCTCGGGGTGCAGCTGAACTCTGCGAGGACCCAGGACACTACCGTGGTGTGGAAAAGCTTCCATGACAG CATCACCCTCATTGTTCTGTCATCTGTGGAGGGCTCCTCAGAGCTGAGGCTGGAGAGACTGCTCCAGATGGTATTTGGGGCCATG GCCAGTTACCGCCTCATCGACAGTTTCCTGGGGGACTCTGAGCTCATCGGGGACCTGACCCAGTGCGTAGACTGTGTGGTTCCTCCAGAGGGGTCCCTCCTGCAG GAAGCCCTCTCTGGATTCGCCGAGGCCGCGGGCACGGCCTTCGTCAGCCTGACCGTGTCGGGCCGCGTGGTGGCAGCCACAGAAAGCTGGTGGCGGCTGGGGATGCCGGAGGCCGTGCTAGTCCCTTGGCTGGCGGGGTCCCTGCCGCCGCAGGCCGCTCGCGACTACCCGGTGTACCTGCCGCACGGGAGCCCCACG GTGCCGCACCGGCTCCTGACCCTGACGCTGCTGCCGGGCTTGGAGCTGTGTCTGCTCTGCGGGCCGCGCCCTCCCCTCAGCCAGCTGGACCCGCAG CTCCTGGAGCGCTGGTGGCAGCCACTGCTGGATCCCCTGCGGGCCTGCCTGCCTCTGGGACCCCGCGGACTGCCCGCTGGCTTCCCCCTGCACAGCGACATCCTTGG ACTGCTGCTCCTCCACCTGGAGCTGAAACGTTGCCTCTTCACTGTGCAGCCCTCCGGGGATAAAG AGCCTTCCCCTGAGCAGCGTCGGCGCCTCCTCCGCTCCTTCTACACCCTGGTCACTGCCACCCACTTCCCACCAG AGCAAGGGCCACCAGAGGAGAAGGTGGAGGATGCAGCCTACCGGGCCCAGGTGCCACGAGCCTGCTACCTGGTGTCAGGAACTGAGAAGCCGGGCACAGGATGGCGGCTGGTGGCCCTGCAGTTAGGACCACGGcgactgctgctgctgctctctgCTCAGAGTCCCACCCATGGGCTTCGGGGCCTGGCCACCCACACTCTGCATGCGCTCACCCCACTCCTTTGA
- the FUZ gene encoding protein fuzzy homolog isoform X4 encodes MFGQNLGVQLNSARTQDTTVVWKSFHDSITLIVLSSVEGSSELRLERLLQMVFGAMVLFVGLEELTNIRNVERLKKELRASYRLIDSFLGDSELIGDLTQCVDCVVPPEGSLLQEALSGFAEAAGTAFVSLTVSGRVVAATESWWRLGMPEAVLVPWLAGSLPPQAARDYPVYLPHGSPTVPHRLLTLTLLPGLELCLLCGPRPPLSQLDPQLLERWWQPLLDPLRACLPLGPRGLPAGFPLHSDILGLLLLHLELKRCLFTVQPSGDKEPSPEQRRRLLRSFYTLVTATHFPPEQGPPEEKVEDAAYRAQVPRACYLVSGTEKPGTGWRLVALQLGPRRLLLLLSAQSPTHGLRGLATHTLHALTPLL; translated from the exons ATGTTTGGACAGAATCTCGGGGTGCAGCTGAACTCTGCGAGGACCCAGGACACTACCGTGGTGTGGAAAAGCTTCCATGACAG CATCACCCTCATTGTTCTGTCATCTGTGGAGGGCTCCTCAGAGCTGAGGCTGGAGAGACTGCTCCAGATGGTATTTGGGGCCATG GTTCTCTTCGTGGGGCTTGAAGAACTGACCAACATCCGTAACGTAGAGAGACTGAAGAAGGAGTTGAGG GCCAGTTACCGCCTCATCGACAGTTTCCTGGGGGACTCTGAGCTCATCGGGGACCTGACCCAGTGCGTAGACTGTGTGGTTCCTCCAGAGGGGTCCCTCCTGCAG GAAGCCCTCTCTGGATTCGCCGAGGCCGCGGGCACGGCCTTCGTCAGCCTGACCGTGTCGGGCCGCGTGGTGGCAGCCACAGAAAGCTGGTGGCGGCTGGGGATGCCGGAGGCCGTGCTAGTCCCTTGGCTGGCGGGGTCCCTGCCGCCGCAGGCCGCTCGCGACTACCCGGTGTACCTGCCGCACGGGAGCCCCACG GTGCCGCACCGGCTCCTGACCCTGACGCTGCTGCCGGGCTTGGAGCTGTGTCTGCTCTGCGGGCCGCGCCCTCCCCTCAGCCAGCTGGACCCGCAG CTCCTGGAGCGCTGGTGGCAGCCACTGCTGGATCCCCTGCGGGCCTGCCTGCCTCTGGGACCCCGCGGACTGCCCGCTGGCTTCCCCCTGCACAGCGACATCCTTGG ACTGCTGCTCCTCCACCTGGAGCTGAAACGTTGCCTCTTCACTGTGCAGCCCTCCGGGGATAAAG AGCCTTCCCCTGAGCAGCGTCGGCGCCTCCTCCGCTCCTTCTACACCCTGGTCACTGCCACCCACTTCCCACCAG AGCAAGGGCCACCAGAGGAGAAGGTGGAGGATGCAGCCTACCGGGCCCAGGTGCCACGAGCCTGCTACCTGGTGTCAGGAACTGAGAAGCCGGGCACAGGATGGCGGCTGGTGGCCCTGCAGTTAGGACCACGGcgactgctgctgctgctctctgCTCAGAGTCCCACCCATGGGCTTCGGGGCCTGGCCACCCACACTCTGCATGCGCTCACCCCACTCCTTTGA